The Halopiger aswanensis region TTGTTTTTGGTGACGTGCTCGCTACCTCTGCCAGTTCCTGCTGCGTTATCAAGTATCCGAGTTCGTGTCCCGCCCTGTAGAGGCAGGCCGCAGCGAATCCGTGTGGCTGGCACCCGATCGTTATCCCCGCGTCCTCTGCAAGTGCCGCTAGCTCGAGTGCCCGATGCTGGACATCGTTCGAAACCCCCAATTCGGCTGTGAGTCGTGGGAGAACATTCTGGGGACGTGGCACTGCAGTGGGTAGCTCGAGTTCGGTGTTCATCACCGAATACGCACACTCGAGCTGTGATCGTGAGCACGTTGCCACCTGACTGATCTCCTCAAGGGTACGCCCGAGTCCATTACAGCGGCTCACTGCATACACGCTGGCTGCTGCGACTCCCTCAAGTGATCGGCCACGACAGAGGTCTTCCTTCTGAGCGCGTCGAAAGAGCGAACACGCCTGTTCCCGCAGTGAGTCAGATAACCCGAGCGCGCTCACGAGACGGCGAACTTCACCGAGGCCAGTCGCCAGATTCCGCTCACGCTTCGAACGCCACTGGCTCCGTCGATGTTCGCGTCGAAGGCGATTGAGCTGACGGCGTTTTCGCCCCGAGAGTGTGTTCCCCTGTCCATCTCTGTCTCTGCCGATCTCGGTCGACAGTCCGCGATCGTGTCGCCCTGCAGTGAGTGGGGCACCCGTTC contains the following coding sequences:
- a CDS encoding transcription initiation factor IIB; the protein is MATDQTVSSRSTRDASQQSQSTLACPECSGTLITANRETHCRECGLIVDENQIDHGPGWFASDEDSSQRRTGAPLTAGRHDRGLSTEIGRDRDGQGNTLSGRKRRQLNRLRREHRRSQWRSKRERNLATGLGEVRRLVSALGLSDSLREQACSLFRRAQKEDLCRGRSLEGVAAASVYAVSRCNGLGRTLEEISQVATCSRSQLECAYSVMNTELELPTAVPRPQNVLPRLTAELGVSNDVQHRALELAALAEDAGITIGCQPHGFAAACLYRAGHELGYLITQQELAEVASTSPKT